Proteins co-encoded in one Bradyrhizobium sp. 170 genomic window:
- a CDS encoding cation diffusion facilitator family transporter has protein sequence MAHDHSHHNHSHGHDHSHGHAGHSHAPDNFGGAFAIGAVLNTAFVIAELIFGYAANSLALISDAVHNLSDVVALLLAWAAAWLAQKQPTQRHTYGYRRASILAALFNAGLLLVAVGGIVVEAVNRLYSPAPVAGWTVVVVAAFGVAINGFTALLFMRGRHGDLNIRGAYLHMAADAGVSLGVVVAALIIMLTGWLWLDPAISLVIAAVVFWSGWGLARDSVNLALDGVPRGIELAEVRDYLARLEGVTEVHDLHIWAMSTNETALTAHLVRPRGHDDAFLHGVCEELSHRFNIHHATLQIEAAAEVCKLAPAERV, from the coding sequence ATGGCGCACGATCACTCTCATCACAATCATTCGCACGGGCATGACCATTCCCATGGTCACGCCGGCCACAGCCACGCGCCGGATAATTTCGGCGGGGCGTTCGCCATCGGCGCCGTGCTCAATACCGCCTTCGTCATTGCCGAGCTGATCTTCGGCTATGCCGCCAACTCGCTGGCGCTGATTTCGGACGCCGTTCACAATCTGTCCGACGTGGTCGCGCTGCTCCTGGCATGGGCCGCGGCGTGGCTTGCGCAGAAGCAGCCGACGCAGCGGCACACCTACGGCTATCGCCGGGCTTCGATCCTGGCGGCGCTGTTCAACGCCGGCCTGCTGCTGGTTGCGGTCGGCGGCATTGTCGTCGAGGCGGTGAACCGGCTCTACAGCCCTGCGCCGGTCGCTGGCTGGACAGTCGTGGTGGTTGCGGCGTTTGGCGTCGCCATCAACGGCTTCACCGCGCTATTGTTCATGCGCGGCCGCCACGGCGATCTCAATATTCGCGGCGCCTATCTGCACATGGCGGCGGACGCGGGCGTCTCGCTCGGGGTGGTGGTCGCGGCGCTCATCATCATGCTGACGGGCTGGCTGTGGCTCGATCCCGCGATCAGCCTCGTCATCGCCGCCGTGGTGTTCTGGAGCGGGTGGGGTCTCGCGCGCGACAGCGTCAATCTGGCGCTCGATGGCGTGCCGCGCGGCATCGAGCTTGCCGAGGTGAGGGATTACCTCGCCCGGCTGGAGGGTGTCACTGAAGTGCATGACCTCCACATCTGGGCCATGAGCACCAATGAGACCGCGCTGACCGCGCATCTGGTGCGGCCGCGCGGTCATGACGATGCTTTTCTGCACGGGGTCTGCGAGGAACTCTCGCACCGCTTCAACATCCACCACGCCACGCTACAGATCGAAGCCGCCGCCGAAGTCTGCAAGCTAGCGCCGGCC